The Geotalea uraniireducens Rf4 genome window below encodes:
- the cas5e gene encoding type I-E CRISPR-associated protein Cas5/CasD, translated as MSSDKSFLALRLEGPLQSWGFDSQYNRRNTGLMPTKSAIAGMCCAALGFLRGCDKEQEFLVAFGAVRMTAIAIPRNGAKKELPVRRLQDYHTVQNTRRASGAINNDCVLTHRQYLTDAAFGVLLEGDSTLLKQIAAALENPVWGVWLGRKTCIPTAPVLAGLRENRDEALKLLLKDKPLESFARQEDVESFADGRDSLPDMPVSFATERRIFSPRRVRTLQGTDRP; from the coding sequence ATGTCATCTGACAAATCTTTTCTGGCATTGCGACTGGAAGGCCCCTTGCAGTCCTGGGGATTTGACAGCCAGTACAACCGGCGCAACACCGGCTTAATGCCTACCAAGAGCGCCATTGCCGGTATGTGCTGCGCCGCGCTCGGTTTTCTGCGTGGTTGTGACAAGGAACAGGAGTTCTTGGTTGCGTTCGGTGCTGTGCGAATGACCGCCATTGCCATTCCTCGCAATGGTGCAAAAAAGGAACTGCCGGTTCGACGGTTGCAGGATTATCACACAGTTCAGAATACGAGACGGGCGAGCGGTGCGATTAACAACGATTGCGTACTGACTCACAGGCAATACCTGACTGATGCTGCTTTCGGCGTGCTACTGGAAGGCGATTCAACACTGCTCAAGCAGATTGCAGCTGCTTTGGAAAATCCGGTCTGGGGAGTCTGGCTCGGACGTAAGACCTGCATCCCCACTGCACCGGTTTTGGCCGGTTTACGGGAAAATCGAGATGAAGCGTTGAAGCTGCTTCTCAAAGATAAACCGCTTGAATCGTTTGCCAGGCAGGAAGATGTGGAGAGCTTTGCCGATGGCCGAGACAGCCTTCCTGATATGCCAGTGTCGTTTGCAACAGAGCGACGGATATTTTCACCAAGAAGGGTTCGAACGCTACAAGGAACAGATCGACCCTGA
- a CDS encoding type II toxin-antitoxin system PemK/MazF family toxin: protein MMRRGEIWAANLNPGRGREIGKIRPVLVIQDNALTASGTPMVVILPLTTQVYPSFKRWRIMVEPRDRLLKPCQVVVDQPRALDKDRFGDGPLTSLTTEEMAAVEHSLKGVLGLL from the coding sequence ATGATGCGCCGCGGCGAGATTTGGGCCGCCAACCTCAATCCTGGCCGAGGGCGGGAAATTGGCAAGATCCGGCCGGTTCTGGTTATCCAGGACAACGCCCTCACGGCAAGCGGCACACCGATGGTCGTTATCCTGCCACTTACCACACAGGTCTATCCCTCCTTCAAACGATGGCGCATCATGGTCGAGCCACGCGACCGGCTTCTCAAACCATGCCAGGTGGTCGTTGATCAACCCCGCGCCCTCGACAAAGACCGCTTCGGGGACGGCCCCCTGACCAGCCTCACCACGGAAGAGATGGCGGCGGTGGAGCACAGCCTCAAAGGGGTACTTGGGTTGTTGTGA
- a CDS encoding ribbon-helix-helix protein, CopG family, with protein sequence MPALSLRLPEDLDHRLEDEARLEQLPRSEVVRIAIVDYLARRERERFMAELVAEAHTAYADESIRRTALEIAEEGMVTSNEALDITEGRKPGGSRATQPAEKWWK encoded by the coding sequence ATGCCCGCGCTAAGCCTGCGACTGCCGGAAGACCTGGATCACCGTTTGGAAGACGAGGCCCGCCTTGAACAGCTGCCACGCTCCGAGGTGGTACGAATCGCTATCGTTGATTATCTTGCACGTCGCGAGCGGGAGCGATTCATGGCCGAACTGGTGGCCGAGGCACACACCGCCTATGCTGACGAGTCCATCCGCCGTACGGCTCTTGAAATAGCCGAAGAAGGCATGGTCACCAGCAACGAAGCGCTGGATATCACCGAGGGTCGCAAACCGGGCGGCTCCCGCGCCACCCAGCCAGCCGAAAAGTGGTGGAAATGA
- a CDS encoding four helix bundle protein yields MSKIERFEEIQAWQKARLLVKEVYSISNTGGFVKDFGLRDQIRRAAVSIMLNIAEGFARKTNKEFIQYLVIAHGSAAEVQAALYVAFDQEYLSEAEFDKLYGSADNTSKMVLGFINYLRKAQ; encoded by the coding sequence ATGTCTAAAATTGAGCGATTTGAGGAAATACAGGCTTGGCAGAAGGCGCGGTTGTTGGTCAAAGAGGTCTATTCCATCAGCAATACCGGCGGGTTTGTCAAGGATTTCGGTCTTCGTGATCAGATACGGCGAGCAGCGGTATCAATCATGCTCAATATCGCGGAAGGATTTGCCAGAAAGACGAACAAGGAATTCATTCAATACCTTGTCATTGCTCATGGATCAGCTGCTGAAGTGCAGGCAGCACTTTATGTTGCATTTGATCAGGAATATTTGAGCGAGGCGGAATTCGATAAGCTATACGGCTCGGCGGACAATACATCAAAAATGGTACTTGGATTCATCAACTACCTAAGAAAAGCGCAATAA
- the cas1e gene encoding type I-E CRISPR-associated endonuclease Cas1e codes for MTEPILPPLKPLPIKDRISVVYVERGNLDVLDGAFVVVDKTGVRTHIPIGGVACLMLEPGARVSHSAVVLAARVGCLLVWIGEAGVRMYAAGQPGGARADRLLYQAKLALDDTSRLKVVRKMYAIRFQEEPPERRSVDQLRGIEGVRVRKMYELLARQHGVEWQRRNYDHSEWGSGDVPNRCLSSATACLYGICEAAILAAGYAPAIGFIHTGKPQSFVYDVADIFKFETVVPVAFRIAARQPRNPEREVRLACRDAFRQSKLLQRIIPTIEQVLAAGGLEVPKAHEEAVVPAIPNKEGLGDPGQRV; via the coding sequence ATGACCGAACCAATCCTCCCCCCATTGAAGCCGCTCCCCATCAAGGACCGCATCTCGGTCGTTTACGTGGAACGGGGCAACCTGGATGTCCTTGACGGCGCCTTTGTGGTCGTGGACAAGACCGGCGTCCGCACCCATATCCCCATCGGCGGGGTGGCCTGCCTGATGCTGGAGCCGGGGGCGCGGGTTTCCCACTCTGCCGTGGTGCTGGCGGCGCGGGTCGGGTGTCTGCTGGTCTGGATCGGCGAGGCCGGGGTGCGCATGTATGCCGCCGGTCAGCCGGGGGGTGCCCGGGCCGACCGGCTTTTGTACCAGGCAAAGCTGGCCCTGGACGATACATCGCGGCTGAAGGTGGTGCGCAAGATGTACGCGATCCGCTTCCAGGAGGAGCCGCCGGAGCGGCGCAGTGTGGACCAGTTGCGCGGTATCGAGGGGGTGCGGGTACGGAAAATGTACGAGCTGCTGGCCCGGCAGCATGGGGTGGAGTGGCAGCGCCGCAATTATGATCACAGCGAATGGGGGAGCGGCGATGTGCCCAATCGCTGCCTTTCTTCGGCCACCGCCTGCCTGTACGGCATCTGTGAGGCGGCCATCCTGGCGGCAGGGTACGCCCCTGCGATCGGTTTCATCCACACCGGCAAGCCCCAGTCATTTGTCTACGACGTGGCCGATATTTTCAAATTCGAGACGGTGGTCCCGGTGGCGTTTCGTATCGCCGCCAGGCAGCCCCGCAACCCGGAACGCGAGGTGCGGCTGGCCTGCCGGGATGCCTTCCGTCAATCCAAGCTGCTGCAGCGGATCATTCCTACAATCGAGCAGGTGCTGGCGGCTGGCGGGCTGGAGGTGCCGAAGGCCCATGAAGAGGCGGTAGTGCCCGCCATTCCAAACAAGGAGGGCCTTGGTGATCCGGGGCAAAGAGTTTGA
- a CDS encoding IS4-like element ISGur1 family transposase: MQQIVAGFASVENRIHSFFHNQNLGQLLRQSNVRKEKGVSLDTLFQLLLSLAFTGKNLFRLLESPDSPDGIGKDTAYRLLNSVNANWRRFLLLLSTRVIVQRLLPLTDETTTKVLIADDTLYRRDRSKRVELLARVHDHNTGRYVRGFRMLTLGWSDGNSFVPMMLSMLSSAKDKNRLAPMREGIDKRTNGYQRRRESMRKSTDVLVDMVALAMKAGTTARHLLFDSWFAFPATIRRIRALGMHTICMLKDTGKVTYEVQGWPFTLKELFKEVRKRPGRAKVLAEVLVTIGQDIHGKPVAAKIVFVRDRSSKKWLALLSTDTTLTAEEIITLYGRRWDIEVFFKMAKSFLNLAKEFQSRSFDALVAHATLVCCRYILLELVKRENADPRTLGSLFHALCDEIRRIGFTEAMALLLTFLEESLNSIIGLCKEQVQQLIQRFIETLPRAFRERMLLLAPVCS, encoded by the coding sequence ATGCAGCAGATTGTAGCAGGATTTGCATCCGTAGAAAACCGGATTCATTCGTTCTTTCACAATCAGAACCTCGGCCAGTTACTTCGGCAAAGCAATGTCAGGAAGGAAAAGGGCGTTAGCCTCGACACCTTGTTCCAGCTTTTGCTTTCCCTTGCCTTTACCGGAAAAAATCTGTTCCGTCTCCTGGAGAGTCCAGATTCACCGGATGGTATCGGTAAAGACACTGCGTATCGGCTGTTGAACTCGGTCAATGCCAACTGGCGCCGTTTTCTGTTGCTGCTCAGCACGCGGGTCATTGTCCAAAGGCTTCTCCCGCTGACCGATGAGACGACCACCAAGGTGCTGATCGCTGACGACACTCTGTATCGTCGCGACCGCAGCAAGCGGGTCGAACTGCTGGCACGGGTGCATGACCACAACACCGGTCGTTACGTGCGTGGCTTCAGGATGCTCACCCTGGGGTGGTCCGATGGGAACAGCTTTGTACCCATGATGCTGTCGATGCTCAGCTCTGCCAAGGATAAGAACCGCCTTGCCCCAATGCGTGAGGGCATCGATAAGCGCACCAACGGATATCAGCGCCGCCGGGAGAGCATGAGGAAATCCACCGACGTACTGGTGGACATGGTTGCCTTGGCAATGAAGGCAGGAACCACTGCCCGGCACCTGCTCTTTGACAGCTGGTTTGCTTTCCCCGCCACCATCAGGCGGATCCGCGCCCTGGGGATGCATACCATCTGCATGCTCAAGGATACGGGTAAGGTCACCTACGAGGTGCAGGGGTGGCCGTTCACCCTGAAAGAACTATTCAAAGAGGTCCGCAAGCGACCCGGTCGAGCCAAAGTGTTGGCAGAGGTGCTGGTGACCATAGGTCAAGACATTCACGGTAAACCGGTGGCAGCAAAGATCGTGTTCGTCCGCGACCGCAGTTCGAAGAAATGGCTGGCGCTCCTTTCCACCGATACGACCTTGACCGCCGAGGAGATCATCACGCTCTACGGCCGTCGCTGGGACATCGAGGTGTTCTTCAAAATGGCCAAGTCGTTTCTGAATCTGGCAAAGGAGTTCCAGAGTCGTTCCTTCGATGCTCTGGTCGCCCACGCCACACTGGTCTGCTGCCGCTACATTCTGCTTGAGCTGGTGAAACGGGAAAATGCTGATCCTCGAACTCTTGGCAGCCTGTTTCACGCTCTATGCGATGAAATAAGACGAATTGGCTTCACAGAAGCAATGGCACTGTTGCTCACATTTCTGGAAGAATCACTCAACAGCATTATTGGATTGTGCAAAGAGCAGGTGCAACAACTGATACAACGCTTTATAGAAACACTACCAAGAGCTTTCAGGGAGCGAATGCTACTTTTGGCCCCGGTATGCAGCTAA
- the cas2e gene encoding type I-E CRISPR-associated endoribonuclease Cas2e — protein MLVIVVENVPPRLRGRLGLWLVEVRAGVYVGKVSRRVREMIWDNLEKGIDNGNAVMVWSSNTESGFDFMTLGANRRIPVEMDGIKLVSFLPEEAAEGKEKPF, from the coding sequence ATGCTGGTGATCGTGGTTGAGAATGTGCCGCCGCGGCTGCGGGGGAGGCTGGGGCTGTGGCTGGTGGAGGTGCGGGCCGGGGTCTACGTGGGCAAGGTCTCGCGCCGGGTACGTGAAATGATCTGGGACAATCTGGAGAAGGGAATAGATAACGGCAATGCCGTGATGGTCTGGAGCAGCAACACCGAGTCGGGGTTCGATTTTATGACCCTGGGGGCCAACCGGCGGATACCTGTTGAGATGGACGGGATCAAGCTGGTTTCGTTTCTGCCGGAGGAGGCGGCAGAGGGTAAAGAAAAGCCTTTTTGA
- a CDS encoding NlpC/P60 family protein, translated as MRSGLPQMLSLYPPAGSAPLPSETATMWQLHGVDCSGLLYEVTGGFTPRNTSALIGYGKGVEIAGLSPERIIERVEPLDLIVWQGHVIIILDRERTIESRLDCGGKNGGVVVRPLQEALAGVMTGRMAVDDYGDAAKLGKKGFVIRRWYGR; from the coding sequence GTGCGCAGCGGCCTGCCGCAGATGCTCTCCCTCTATCCGCCGGCTGGCAGTGCGCCTCTACCCTCGGAAACTGCCACCATGTGGCAACTGCACGGGGTTGACTGCTCCGGCCTTTTATACGAGGTGACCGGCGGCTTCACCCCGCGCAACACCAGCGCCCTCATCGGTTACGGCAAGGGTGTCGAGATCGCCGGCTTGAGTCCGGAGCGGATCATCGAGCGGGTGGAGCCGCTCGACCTGATCGTCTGGCAGGGGCATGTGATCATCATCCTCGACCGGGAACGGACCATAGAGAGCCGTCTGGATTGCGGCGGTAAAAACGGCGGGGTGGTGGTCCGACCGCTTCAAGAGGCCCTGGCAGGGGTGATGACGGGGCGGATGGCGGTGGATGACTACGGGGATGCCGCGAAACTGGGAAAGAAGGGGTTCGTCATCAGGCGCTGGTACGGCAGGTAA
- the merA gene encoding mercury(II) reductase, which translates to MHDNRHDIVILGSGSTAFAAALRAQSLGARVLMIEKSVLGGTCINWGCIPSKTLIHAALFRHEARLGASIGLQIEDHGVDFARLIAHKDAAVDHLRQTKYLDVLKNAPGLELVKGTARFVAPDAVEVSDRVYRGDKFLIATGGFPRTIAIPGLDETPYLTSRSALLMKSLPESLVIIGGGVIALELGQMYLRLGTRVTVLEHGPRLLPALEAEPVLALQEALVAEGMEIVLNAPICSVSRRGETTVVEAEVIGRREEFAAEKLLLAVGTAPASAGIGLEKAGVEVNGKGFIRVDEQMRTTATGIWAAGDVAGGMMIATIGAREGIVAIDSMLNPGCGCTMDYPSIPMAIFTDPEVATVGYSEEGAKKAGFSVVVNTMPVAAIPKAHVTGQTRGAIKMVADSGSGRLLGVHLSCHRGADLINEAAMAVRFKLTVEDLANTLHVYPSIGEGLRLCAQGFSRDISKLSCCAE; encoded by the coding sequence ATGCATGATAACCGTCACGACATCGTCATTCTCGGCTCCGGGTCCACCGCTTTTGCCGCCGCGCTGCGAGCCCAGTCCCTGGGAGCCAGGGTGCTGATGATCGAAAAGAGCGTCCTGGGAGGCACCTGCATCAACTGGGGATGCATACCGAGCAAAACACTGATCCATGCCGCGCTGTTCCGCCATGAGGCCCGCCTCGGGGCAAGCATCGGCTTGCAAATCGAAGACCATGGCGTTGACTTTGCCCGTCTCATTGCCCATAAAGATGCGGCAGTCGACCATCTGCGGCAAACCAAGTACCTGGATGTCCTCAAAAACGCGCCGGGCCTGGAACTGGTGAAGGGGACCGCCCGTTTCGTCGCCCCGGATGCGGTGGAGGTCTCAGACCGTGTCTACAGGGGAGACAAGTTTCTTATCGCCACAGGCGGTTTCCCGCGCACCATTGCCATTCCCGGCTTGGACGAAACCCCCTACCTGACCAGCCGCAGCGCCCTGCTCATGAAGTCCCTGCCGGAATCGCTCGTCATCATCGGCGGCGGGGTGATCGCCCTGGAACTGGGGCAGATGTACCTCCGTCTCGGGACCAGAGTGACCGTGCTCGAACATGGCCCGCGACTCCTCCCGGCACTGGAAGCGGAACCCGTCCTGGCACTGCAAGAGGCACTTGTCGCCGAGGGGATGGAAATCGTGCTCAACGCCCCGATCTGTTCCGTTTCCAGGCGGGGGGAAACAACCGTAGTGGAAGCGGAGGTGATCGGCCGGCGGGAAGAGTTCGCCGCGGAGAAGCTGCTGCTGGCTGTCGGCACTGCCCCTGCTTCCGCCGGTATCGGCCTGGAAAAGGCCGGGGTGGAGGTGAACGGCAAAGGTTTCATCCGGGTGGACGAGCAGATGCGCACCACAGCCACCGGCATCTGGGCGGCCGGCGACGTGGCCGGCGGGATGATGATCGCCACCATCGGCGCCAGGGAAGGGATCGTCGCCATAGACAGCATGCTCAACCCCGGCTGCGGCTGCACCATGGACTACCCGTCCATCCCCATGGCCATCTTTACCGATCCGGAGGTGGCCACCGTCGGCTACAGCGAGGAAGGGGCAAAAAAAGCCGGTTTTTCCGTGGTCGTCAACACCATGCCGGTCGCCGCCATCCCCAAAGCCCACGTCACCGGCCAGACCCGGGGCGCCATAAAGATGGTTGCCGATTCAGGCTCCGGCCGCCTGCTCGGCGTCCATCTCTCCTGCCATCGCGGGGCGGATCTGATCAACGAAGCAGCCATGGCCGTCCGCTTCAAGCTCACCGTCGAGGATCTGGCAAATACCTTGCATGTCTACCCATCAATCGGCGAAGGCTTGCGACTCTGTGCCCAGGGGTTCAGCAGGGACATCAGCAAACTCTCCTGCTGCGCAGAGTGA
- the tkt gene encoding transketolase, translated as MAKGSLTEREARLGANTLRMLAVDAVERANSGHPGLPMGGADYAFLLWHNYLVFNPVDPRWPNRDRFILSAGHGCMLLYGLLHLFGFALSLDDLKNFRQWGSRTPGHPEYGHTPGVEVTTGPLGQGFADGVGMALAARMAAERFNDAIFSPIDHHIYAIVSDGDLMEGISSEAASLAGHLKLGNIIYIYDDNGITIEGKTELAFSENAGKRFAAYGWHVQRIDGHDFDQIDTAIGAAQSEKDRPSLIIARTHIAQGSPNKHDSAVAHGSPLGAEEVAATRRNLHWPEELFYVPAEVRALCEKRKADMLSVHREWERNLALWRRRNPDKSRLWDEMWQRKLPTDLADSLLQAVGGAEGATRSLSGRIIQEAAALVPALAGGSADLEPSTNTGIKASQSVSAGAFGGRNIHFGVREHAMAAMLNGMALYGCFVPFGATFLVFSDYCRPAIRLSALMGAQVIHVFTHDSVLLGEDGPTHQPVEHLSSLRLIPNLTVIRPADGVETALAWTAALTRKTGPTALVLSRQKLPVLAREGTFAPTLVLRGGYVLVSGGDKPDVIIMASGSEVSLAVAAGKLLAEQGINARIVSVPCLEAFSAQPQTYRRSVLGGRAPRVAVEAGPGALWWRLLGAGGLFIGVESFGASASEKVLAEQFGLTPQQVAERIGEYVSRKQKRKNFLRTK; from the coding sequence ATGGCAAAGGGGAGCCTGACGGAGCGCGAAGCGCGGTTGGGGGCGAATACTTTGCGGATGCTGGCGGTGGACGCGGTGGAACGGGCCAATTCCGGTCATCCCGGTCTGCCGATGGGGGGCGCCGATTATGCCTTTCTCCTCTGGCACAATTACCTGGTTTTCAATCCTGTTGATCCGCGTTGGCCGAACCGGGACCGCTTCATCCTCTCGGCGGGACACGGTTGCATGCTCCTTTACGGCCTTCTCCACCTGTTCGGCTTCGCTCTTTCCCTCGACGATTTGAAAAACTTCCGCCAATGGGGGAGCCGCACGCCGGGGCACCCGGAGTACGGCCACACTCCTGGTGTTGAGGTGACCACAGGTCCGCTCGGGCAAGGATTTGCCGACGGGGTGGGGATGGCGCTGGCGGCACGGATGGCGGCTGAGCGTTTCAATGACGCCATTTTCTCCCCCATTGACCACCATATCTACGCCATTGTCAGCGACGGCGACCTGATGGAAGGGATCAGCTCGGAGGCGGCATCGCTGGCCGGTCACCTGAAGCTGGGGAACATCATTTATATCTACGACGACAACGGCATCACCATCGAGGGGAAAACGGAGCTGGCCTTTTCTGAGAATGCGGGGAAGCGTTTTGCTGCCTATGGCTGGCATGTGCAGCGGATCGACGGCCACGATTTCGACCAGATCGATACCGCCATCGGCGCGGCCCAGTCGGAGAAGGATCGGCCGTCGCTGATCATCGCCCGAACCCACATCGCCCAAGGGAGCCCGAACAAGCACGATTCGGCAGTGGCTCACGGCTCCCCCCTCGGCGCTGAAGAGGTTGCGGCGACCCGCAGAAACCTTCACTGGCCTGAAGAGCTCTTTTACGTGCCCGCGGAGGTTCGGGCGCTTTGCGAGAAGCGCAAGGCGGATATGTTGAGCGTCCATAGAGAGTGGGAAAGAAACCTCGCCCTCTGGCGCAGGCGCAATCCCGACAAATCCCGCCTCTGGGATGAGATGTGGCAACGGAAGCTGCCGACGGACCTTGCCGACAGCCTGCTTCAGGCGGTGGGCGGTGCGGAAGGGGCGACCCGTTCCCTGTCGGGAAGGATCATCCAGGAGGCCGCGGCTCTCGTGCCGGCGCTGGCAGGGGGCTCGGCCGATCTGGAGCCATCGACCAACACCGGCATCAAGGCGTCACAGTCGGTCTCGGCCGGTGCGTTTGGCGGCAGGAATATCCATTTCGGCGTCCGTGAACACGCCATGGCAGCCATGCTCAACGGCATGGCGCTCTACGGCTGTTTTGTCCCCTTCGGCGCAACCTTCCTCGTTTTCTCCGACTATTGCCGCCCGGCGATTCGTCTCTCCGCCCTGATGGGGGCCCAGGTGATCCATGTCTTTACACACGACTCCGTTTTACTGGGAGAGGACGGCCCCACCCATCAGCCGGTGGAGCATCTTTCCTCGCTGCGCCTGATTCCAAACCTCACCGTGATCCGCCCGGCCGACGGCGTCGAGACGGCCCTGGCCTGGACCGCCGCCCTGACCAGGAAAACCGGCCCAACCGCGCTGGTCTTGTCCCGGCAGAAGCTCCCGGTCCTGGCGAGAGAGGGGACGTTTGCTCCCACCCTTGTCCTCAGGGGGGGATATGTGCTGGTTTCCGGCGGTGACAAACCCGATGTGATAATCATGGCCAGCGGCTCCGAGGTGTCGCTGGCGGTTGCTGCCGGCAAACTCCTTGCCGAACAAGGCATCAATGCCAGGATTGTCTCCGTCCCTTGCCTGGAGGCATTCAGTGCCCAGCCGCAAACGTACCGGCGGTCGGTGCTCGGCGGCAGGGCGCCGCGAGTGGCCGTCGAAGCCGGGCCGGGCGCTCTCTGGTGGCGGCTGCTCGGTGCCGGCGGCCTGTTCATCGGTGTGGAAAGCTTCGGCGCCTCGGCCTCGGAGAAGGTGCTGGCGGAACAGTTCGGCCTGACGCCGCAGCAGGTTGCGGAGCGGATTGGCGAGTATGTGTCCCGGAAACAAAAAAGGAAAAACTTCTTGCGCACAAAGTGA
- a CDS encoding type II toxin-antitoxin system HicB family antitoxin, whose amino-acid sequence MNVKKIKTVAPPYAFEEYMHEISPLPKEDGGGFLITFPDLPGCMSDGETIEEAFANGRDAFISWISAAIDMGNPIPKPTAKPVELIEASGKFVARLPKTLHARLVAMARQEGVSLNTLVLTLIAESIGHKEKCAH is encoded by the coding sequence ATGAATGTAAAGAAAATCAAAACCGTTGCCCCTCCCTATGCTTTTGAAGAATACATGCACGAAATCTCCCCCCTCCCCAAGGAGGATGGTGGCGGCTTCCTCATAACGTTTCCGGATCTCCCCGGTTGCATGTCAGACGGGGAAACCATCGAGGAAGCGTTCGCCAACGGGAGGGACGCCTTTATCTCCTGGATTTCCGCAGCGATCGACATGGGGAATCCGATCCCCAAACCGACTGCAAAGCCTGTAGAACTGATAGAAGCATCCGGCAAATTCGTTGCCCGCCTGCCCAAAACCCTTCACGCCCGGCTCGTTGCCATGGCCAGACAGGAAGGGGTCAGCCTCAACACCCTTGTACTCACTCTTATCGCCGAAAGCATCGGGCACAAGGAGAAGTGCGCTCACTGA
- a CDS encoding type II toxin-antitoxin system HicA family toxin, which produces MRNNPRDWRIETLIAVGVKYGIEIRNHGGSHHIFSFPGIELAISIPAHRPIKPVYIRQFIALIDQVRRINP; this is translated from the coding sequence ATGCGCAATAACCCCCGTGACTGGCGGATAGAAACCTTGATTGCCGTGGGGGTCAAATACGGTATCGAGATTCGCAACCATGGCGGCAGCCATCACATTTTCTCGTTTCCCGGCATTGAGCTGGCCATCAGTATTCCGGCCCACAGGCCGATAAAGCCGGTCTATATCAGGCAATTCATCGCCCTGATCGATCAGGTAAGGAGAATCAATCCATGA
- a CDS encoding transposase translates to MEATIFTGWIYDFLTPYAVDLKVAHPEMLKAITAAKKKNDRADAEMIADLLRVNLLPECHMLSEEIRELRRILRIPGRIPGTPYAITCQDFSTVSHCPTPTVSNTIVCTIYSSHPYSHFLTSIIVYLYSLV, encoded by the coding sequence ATGGAGGCAACCATTTTTACCGGCTGGATTTACGATTTTCTTACACCGTATGCAGTTGACCTGAAAGTGGCGCATCCCGAGATGTTGAAGGCGATAACCGCCGCGAAAAAGAAGAATGACCGTGCCGATGCCGAGATGATCGCTGACCTGTTGCGGGTGAACCTTCTTCCTGAATGCCACATGCTTTCGGAAGAGATCCGGGAGTTGAGACGGATACTGAGAATTCCGGGGAGAATTCCGGGGACACCATACGCAATTACCTGTCAAGACTTTTCAACCGTGTCACACTGTCCAACACCGACAGTATCCAATACCATTGTCTGCACAATCTATTCTTCTCACCCTTACAGCCACTTCCTAACCTCCATCATAGTATATTTGTACAGCCTCGTATAA